The genomic region TATAGTGGTCAATGAGGATGTGGTATGTAATTCCCCGACCCCTCAAAAGTAAGCACGATGCTTTAGGCGGAGTGCCCACGGACTATTTGGCACGGCCGTTGAGAGTGGGAATCTCTTAAAAGTCTCTGTCCTTAAACGGGGCAGTAAAATGTCAAAACTATTTTTTTAGGTGTGAGAAAAGGTAAAAACATGACAAAACTATTTTGGAATGTTCTCAGAGTGAGTCCCGTTGTTGCAGCTACCATCCTTTCTGCCAACAGCGTATTAGCAAATGAAGTGAAAGAGCCAACCACTAGCGTTGCTCAATTGTCGTCTGATAAGATTAGTCAGACAACATCCGTTTCCCAGTTTCGTGATGTACAACCGAGAGATTGGGCGTTCCAAGCATTACAGTCTTTAGTTGAGCGTTATAATTGTATTTCTGGTTATCCCGATGGTACATTCCGTGGTAACCGCACCCTAAACCGCTTTGAATTCGCGGCTAGTTTAAACGCTTGTTTAGAAAGAGTTAGTGAGCTAATTGCTTCTTCAACGGCTGATGCAGTTAGAAAAGAAGATTTGGCTACCTTACAGCGTTTACAAGAAGAATTTTCCGCTGAATTGGCTACTCTCCGTGGTCAAGTTGATGCGTTGGAAGCACGTACTGGTGAGTTGGAAGCTAATCAGTTCTCCACCACCACCAAGTTGAAGGGTGAAGCTATTTTTGGTCTGAGCCAAGCTTTTGGAAAGGGTGTAGCTGGTAGTCCGAGTACAGACCTAAATTCCAACTTCACGTTCTCTGACCGGGTAAGGTTGACTTTGGAAAGCAGCTTTAGCGGTAAGGATAGGTTGCAAACTAGGTTAAATGCTGGGAATATCTCTCCCTTGAGTAACGCAGGACTGACACGCAATACAAGTAGTCAACCTGTTGGAAGCATTCCAGCTAATGAGACACCTGACCAATTTGCGAATAGAGTTGCATCAGCAGGTGGTACAAATACTAACATGGCCCGCTCAAGCTATGATGGTAACAATAGCAATGCAGTAGTAATTGACAAAATCAACTACACCTTCAACCCCTTTCCCAATCTTAGTGTGAAGGTTGATGCCATAGGTGCTGACCTAGATGACAACTTTGAAGCCTTTAACCCTGACTTTAAGAGCAGTGGATCAGGTTCCATTTCCCGTTATGGACGTTTTAGCCCCATCTATCGCCAAGCTGCTAGTGGATCTGGTATTGCAGTGAACCTCAAAGCTAATGACGCTATCACCTTGGGTGCTGGTTATTATGCTAGGGGTAATGCTACTGCATCCGATCCAGGTCCCAATAAAGGACTTTTCGAGGGCGACAGCACCATTTTTGGTCAGTTGGCCTTTAA from Cylindrospermopsis curvispora GIHE-G1 harbors:
- a CDS encoding iron uptake porin, with translation MTKLFWNVLRVSPVVAATILSANSVLANEVKEPTTSVAQLSSDKISQTTSVSQFRDVQPRDWAFQALQSLVERYNCISGYPDGTFRGNRTLNRFEFAASLNACLERVSELIASSTADAVRKEDLATLQRLQEEFSAELATLRGQVDALEARTGELEANQFSTTTKLKGEAIFGLSQAFGKGVAGSPSTDLNSNFTFSDRVRLTLESSFSGKDRLQTRLNAGNISPLSNAGLTRNTSSQPVGSIPANETPDQFANRVASAGGTNTNMARSSYDGNNSNAVVIDKINYTFNPFPNLSVKVDAIGADLDDNFEAFNPDFKSSGSGSISRYGRFSPIYRQAASGSGIAVNLKANDAITLGAGYYARGNATASDPGPNKGLFEGDSTIFGQLAFKPNQAVNLGITYAHTYLTPPLVDSNGRNTSTSIFDSTGGTGGSYSVGTTGVKTEANHYGVALNLKATPSISLGGWAGYTTASTLGGTPTSRDYWYWTGNVAIKDFLREGNTLGFVFGQPPKFTGGKTRNAAGVTTNINGETDTSFHLEGLYKIKVSDNVLITPGVLVILDPEHNKNNPNIYVGTIRTTFSF